From the genome of Cryptococcus tetragattii IND107 chromosome 6, whole genome shotgun sequence, one region includes:
- a CDS encoding alanine-tRNA ligase codes for MGANDKPAVPTTAPHAWPSPEDWPAAKVRQTFIDYFVNQPGFEHTFWPSSSVIPFDDDTLLFANAGMNQYKPLFLGTADPKSELSKLIRAANSQKCIRAGGKHNDLDDVGKDTYHHTFFEMLGNWSFGDYFKLGALTMAWDLLTRVYGLPKDRLYVTYFEGDAKQGLEPDSEAQQIWRDLGVPESHILPGNAKDNFWEMGATGPCGPCSEIHFDRIGGREAAHLVNADDPNVLEIWNNVFIQYNREPSGELRTLPAKHVDTGMGFERLVSVLHNVSSNYDTDVFTPLFSKIQELTGSRPYEGKLGDEDKDGIDTAYRVIADHIRTLTIAISDGGIPDKDGRGYVLRRVLRRGVRYASNKFGVKIGTFFSSLVPTVVESLGPIFPEVTKKIPELIEILNEEEASFARTLTRGEALFNKYATTAIAEKRTVLSGKDIWRLYDTYGFPVDLTQIMAEERGLKIDQEAFEKAKLESLEASKAGGKEKAGAQVKLDVHDLAALEANDAVPKTDDSFKYNLDDIKAGVKSIYHNSKFLNSTSELPPNTTFGILLDRTNFYAESGGQEYDTGVIAIDDKAEFKVEDVQVYNGYVLHIGRMEEGEIEVGDEVICTYDELRRWPIRNNHTGTHILNFALREVLGDHIDQKGSLVAPTKLRFDFSHGKSIAVPELIKIEAICNDWIKKGVPVYAKDMPLAEAYKIPGLRAVFGEAYPDPVRVVCLGYPLEEISQNVEDARWRQTSIEFCGGTHVAKTDDIKDFVIIEESSIAKGIRRIVAVTGHDAHDVSRKGAEFERKLQRIRELQGKEKELAMKPFLTELGQSGISLIKKNSLKEQFEKVQGELVAAAKAKVAADSKIISEAIKTYFQENPNENVFAGSFDVGGNSKTLTAAVAAGKTASKAVYAFSADPETGKVAHVNYLPKPILESKALDAKIWLNEVAKVIGGKGGGRDDSAAGVGSEISKIDEAIVVAKSVYKKRVEGA; via the exons ATGGGTGCCAACGATAAGCCTGCCGTTCCCACTACCGCTCCTCACGCTTGGCCCTCCCCTGAAGACTGGCCTGCTGCCAAAGTGAGACAGACGTTTATCGATTACTTTGTCAATCAGCCTGGATTCGAACACACTTTCTGGCCGTCCAGTAGTGTCATCCCTTTTGACGATGACACGCTTCTTTTCGCCAATGCT GGTATGAATCAGTACAAGCCCCTCTTCCTGGGCACCGCAGACCCCAAATCCGAGCTTTCCAAGCTCATCCGTGCCGCCAACAGTCAAAAGTGTATTCGTGCTGGTGGAAAACACAACG ACCTTGACGACGTAGGAAAGGACACTTACCATCATACGTTTTTTGAAATGCTGGGAAATTGGTCATTTGGTGATTATTTCAAG CTTGGAGCTTTGACCATGGCCTGGGACCTTCTTACTCGAGTCTACGGATTGCCTAAGGACAGGCTCTATGTGACCTACTTTGAGGGCGATGCTAAGCAAGGCCTCGAACCCGATTCTGAGGCCCA GCAAATCTGGAGAGATCTTGGTGTGCCAGAGAGCCACATTCTTCCCGGCAACGCAAAGGACAACTTCTGGG AAATGGGCGCTACTGGTCCTTGCGGTCCATGCAG TGAAATTCACTTTGACCGAATCGGTGGCCGAGAGGCCGCTCACCTTGTCAACGCCGATGACCCTAATGTCCTTGAGATCTGGAACAACGTTTTCATCCAGTACAACCGTGAGCCTTCGGGTGAATTGCGAACACTTCCTGCCAAGCACGTAGACACTGGTATGGGTTTCGAACGACTTGTTTCTGTACTCCACAACGTCTCTTCCAACTATGACACCGACGTTTTCACCCCCTTATTCTCCAAGATTCAGGAGCTTACCGGCTCACGACCTTATGAAGGCAAGCttggtgatgaagacaaAGACGGTATCGACACTGCTTATAGAGTCATCGCCGACCATATCAGAACTTTAACTATTGCCATCTCTGACGGCGGTATCCCTGACAAGGATGGTCGAGGGTATGTTCTCCGACGCGTGTTGCGAAGAGGTGTGCGTTATGCCAGCAACAAATTTGGTGTCAAGATTGgtactttcttttcttctctcgtaCCCACTGTTGTCGAATCTCTG GGTCCCATCTTCCCTGAAGTTACTAAGAAGATTCCCGAGCTCATCGAGATTCTcaatgaggaggaagccTCTTTTGCACGCACGCTCACCAGAGGTGAAGCTCTTTTCAATAAGTACGCCACCACTGCCATTGCTGAGAAGCGCACTGTTCTCTCTGGCAAGGACATCTGGCGATTGTACGACACCTATGGATTCCCTGTCGACCTTACACAGATCATGGCCGAAGAGAGAGGTTTAAAGATTGATCAGGAAGCCTTTGAGAAAGCCAAGCTCGAATCTCTTGAAGCGAGCAAGGCCGGtggcaaggagaaggctggTGCCCAAGTCAAGCTCGACGTGCACGACTTGGCCGCTTTGGAGGCTAACGACGCGGTGCCCAAGACTGATGACTCTTTCAAGTATA ATTTGGATGACATCAAGGCTGGTGTCAAGAGCATTTACCATAACTCCAAGTTCCTGAATTCCACTTCTGAGCTTCCTCCCAATACTACATTTGGTATCCTGCTCGACCGAACCAACTTCTATGCTGAGTCAGGTGGTCAAGAGTATGATACTGGTGTGATTGCTATCGATGACAAGGCTGAGTTTaaggtggaagatgttcAGGTATACAATGGTTACGTGTTGCACATCGGACGaatggaggagggtgaAATTGAGGTCGGAGACGAAGTAATCTGCACCTATGACGAGCTTCGTCGATGGCCTATCCGAAACAACCACACCGGCACCCATATCCTCAACTTTGCTCTTCGGGAAGTCCTTGGCGACCACATTGACCAGAAGGGTTCCCTCGTTGCTCCTACTAAACTCCGATTTGACTTTTCTCACGGCAAGTCTATTGCGGTCCCGGAGTTGATCAAAATTGAGGCCATCTGCAATGACTGGATCAAGAAGGGTGTGCCAGTATATGCTAAGGACATGCCTCTGGCCGAGGCCTACAAGATCCCTGGTCTCCGTGCTGTCTTTGGCGAGGCTTATCCTGACCCTGTCCGAGTCGTCTGCCTTGGCTACCCTCTTGAAGAAATTTCCCAGAATGTCGAAGATGCTAGATGGCGCCAGACTAGTATTGAGTTCTGCGGCGGCACTCATGTCGCCAAGACCGATGATATTAAGGACTTCGTTATCATTGAGGAGTCCTCTATTGCAAAGGGCATTAGACGAATTGTTGCCGTCACTGGCCATGATGCGCATGACGTATCAAGGAAGGGTGCCGAATTCGAGCGAAAGTTGCAAAGAATCAGGGAGTTGCagggcaaggagaaggaactGGCCATGAAACCTTTCTTGACC GAGCTTGGACAGAGCGGCATCTCTTTAATCAAGAAGAATAGTCTCAAAGAACAATTTGAGAAAGTCCAAGGGGAGCTTGTAGCTGCGGCGAAGGCCAAGGTCGCCGCTGATTCTAAGATT ATTTCTGAGGCGATCAAGACTTACTTCCAAGAAAACCCCAATGAAAACGTCTTCGCTGGTTCTTTCGATGTCGGAGGCAACTCTAAG ACTTTGACTGCTGCCGTCGCGGCTGGCAAGACCGCCTCGAAGGCTGTTTACGCTTTCAGCGCCGATCCTGAAACTGGCAAGGTTGCTCATGTCAATTACTTGCCTAAGCCGATATTGGAAAGCAAAGCTTTGGATGCCAAGATATGGTTGAACGAAGTGGCCAAGGTTATTGGCGGGAAG GGTGGTGGCCGGGATGACAGTGCAGCGGGTGTCGGTAGCGAAATTAGCAAGATTGACGAGGCCATTGTCGTTGCTAAGAGCGTttacaagaagagagtcgAGGGGGCGTAA
- a CDS encoding ketol-acid reductoisomerase, mitochondrial gives MSFSRASTNALKQALKSTASRQVARRSYSLLSGAAPRAAIATRLGATRGIKTLDFAGTKEVVYERADWPLDKLQDYFKNDTLAMIGYGSQGHGQSLNARDNGLKVIVGVRKGGESWKQAQEDGWVPGETLFDIPEAINKGTIIMNLLSDAAQSQTWSEIAPLITKGKTLYFAHGFSVVYKEDTHVIPPKDVDVILVAPKGSGRTVRTLFLEGRGINSSIAVYQDVTGHAKEKAVALGIAVGSGYLYETTFEKEVYSDLYGERGVLMGGIQGMFLAQYEVLRKNGHSPSEAFNETVEEATQSLFPLIGKYGMDYMYNACSTTARRGALDWAPKFKEANLPVFEALYNSVRDGSETRRSLEFNSRKTYREDLQKELDEIDNQEIWRAGKTVRSLRPDANKDEL, from the exons ATGTCCTTCTCTAGAGCATCCACCAACGCCCTCAAGCAGGCCCTCAAATCTACCGCCTCCCGACAGGTTGCCAGGAGGTCTtactctctcctctccgGCGCCGCCCCTAGGGCCGCCATTGCTACCCGACTCGGT GCCACTCGAGGTATCAAGACTCTCGACTTTGCTGGCACCAAGGAGGTTGTCTACGAGCGTGCTGACTGGCCCCTTGACAAGCTCCAAGA CTACTTCAAGAATGACACTCTCGCCATGATTGGCTATGGCTCCCAGGGTCACGGTCAGTCCCTTAACGCCCGTGACAACGGCCTCAAGGTCATTGTCGGTGTGCGAAAGGGCGGTGAGTCTTGGAAACAGGCTCAGGAGGACGGTTGGGTTCCCGGAGAGACTCTCTTCGACATCCCCGAGGCCATCAACAAGGGTACCATCATCATGAACCTTCTCTCCGATGCTGCCCAGTCTCAGACTTGGAGCGAGATTGCTCCTCTTATCACCAAGGGCAAGACTCTCTACTTTGCCCACGGTTTCTCTGTTGTCTACAAGGAGGAC ACCCACGTCATTCCCCCCAAGGACGTTGATGTCATCCTCGTTGCCCCCAAGGGTTCTGGTCGAACTGTCCGaactcttttccttgagGGCCGTGGtatcaactcttccatcgCCGTTTACCAGGATGTGACTGGTCAcgccaaggagaaggctgtTGCCCTTGGTATCGCCGTTGGTTCCGGTTACCTTTACGAGACCAcctttgagaaggaggtctACTCTGACCTTTACGGAGAGCGTGGTGTC CTCATGGGCGGTATCCAGGGTATGTTCCTTGCCCAATACGAGGTTCTCAGGAAGAACGGCCACTCTCCCTCTGAGGCCTTCAACGAGACCGTCGAGGAGGCCACTCagtctcttttccctctcatcGGCAAGTACGGTATGGACTACATGTACAACGCGTGCTCCACCACTGCCCGACGTGGTGCCCTTGACTGGGCCCCCAAGTTCAAGGA GGCTAACCTTCCCGTCTTCGAGGCCCTTTACAACTCCGTCAGGGACGGTTCTGAGACCCGACGATCCCTCGAGTTCAACTCCAGAAAGACTTACCGAGAGGACCTCCAGAAGGAGCTTGACGAAATTGACAACCAGGAAATCTGGAGGGCTGGTAAGACTGTCCGTAGTCTCAGG CCCGACGCCAACAAGGATGAGCTTTAA
- a CDS encoding acyl-protein thioesterase 1: protein MQLATRDPYVYTPSKTETNNKIITKREALAVAPNKRKSHANKIICFKTRNFLIACIALVTTGLYWFSSVPSRSQLPSTLLQDTMPSSLKHLKISPKEAHTATVIFLHGLGDSGHGWLPVAKMLWSSFPNVKWILPHAPIVPVSLNQGMAMPSWFDIRHLDKLDNPEHDDEQGMLETVKSVDELIQAEVDSGIPEDRIVLGGFSQGGAISLLSALTTKRKLAGVVGLSCWVPLSHKIAQMKSEHAKDIPIFWGHGTNDPVVDYSFGQRSIDFLVQKCGYRVLPQGTTFARPGIRFESYPGMPHSSCPQEIDDLKSWLTEALK, encoded by the exons ATGCAGTTGGCAACACGAGATCCCTACGTATA CACTCCCAGCAAGACAGAGACGAACAACAAGATAATAACGAAGCGAGAG GCCCTCGCAGTTGCTCCAAATAAACGAAAATCTCACGCAAACAAAATCATCT GCTTTAAGACCCGCAACTTCCTCATTGCTTGCATTGCTCTAGTCACAACTGGCTTATACTGGTTCTCGTCAGTCCCGTCCAGAAGCCAATTACCCTCGACATTGTTGCAAGACACCATGCCCTCATCTTTGAAACACTTGAAGATCTCGCCCAAGGAGGCCCATACTGCTACTGTCATATTCCTTCAC GGTTTGGGCGATAGTG GCCATGGATGGCTTCCTGTTGCCAAGATGCTTTGGAGCTCATTCCCAAATGTGAAATGGATACTTCCACATGCCCCTATAGTCCCCGTCTCCTTAAACCAGGGCATGGCTATGCCTTCTTGGTTCGACATTCGTCACCTTGATAAATTGGATAACCCGGAGCACGACGATGAACAGGGGATGCTCGAAACGGTAAAGTCTGTTGACGAACTTATTCAGGCAGAAGTAGATAGTGGGATCCCTGAAGATAGGATCGTTCTCGGTGGCTTCTCGCAGGGCGGTGCCATCAGTCTTCTCAGTGCGCTGACAACAAAGAGAAAGCTGGCTGGAGTGGTGGGATTGAGCTGCTGGGTCCCACTCAGTCACAAGATCGCACAA ATGAAGTCTGAGCATGCCAAGGATATTCCTATATTCTGGGGCCACGGAACGAATGATCCAGTGGTCGATTACAGCT TTGGACAACGATCGATTGATTTCCTTGTCCAAAAATGCGGCTACAGAGTTCTTCCTCAGGGCACTACCTTTGCCCGCCCTGGTATCCGTTTTGAATCCTATCCAGGAATGCCTCATTCATCCTGTCCTCAAGAGATTGATGACCTCAAGTCATGGCTAACGGAGGCGCTCAAATAA